Proteins encoded within one genomic window of Methanosarcina barkeri str. Wiesmoor:
- a CDS encoding glycine betaine/L-proline ABC transporter ATP-binding protein: MEKKIKLEVRNITKVFGKNPQRVISLLNEGFSKSEIFEKTKQTVGLNNVNFEVYEGEIFVIMGLSGSGKSTLLRCLNRLIEPTAGEILIDGQNITQMNAEELRDVRRTRIGMVFQNFALLPHKIVLDNVAYGLEIQGIPKEERYSKALASIETVGLKGYEHSRINQLSGGMKQRVGLARALANDPEILLMDEAFSALDPLIRNEMQDELIALEDRVQKTIIFVSHDLDEALKLGDRIAIMKDGEVVQIGTPEEILTEPANSYVSKFVAGVDRSKILTAESVMKRPEPLVSINSGPRVAIQLMKDYGISSIYVVEGKNRHLKGILMISDALEALRSGKSLEAAMFPDAPHVAPDRPLSEVIPLIAESQYPLAVVNDSGKLLGIIVRGNVLGALAIAGENEQFGVSNEKASEEKTSEEKTSKEKTSEEKTSEEKNISAKTFEGKPAEKTVLIGKNEGEAGPPSKSSGAPNAQNNIISNGVDSESVPTELATEEPLRSDSEQEPEVKIC; this comes from the coding sequence ATGGAAAAAAAAATAAAACTTGAAGTTCGAAATATTACCAAGGTTTTTGGTAAAAATCCTCAGAGAGTAATCTCCCTTCTAAATGAAGGCTTCTCCAAAAGTGAAATTTTTGAAAAAACAAAACAGACTGTTGGGCTCAACAACGTCAATTTCGAAGTCTACGAAGGAGAGATCTTCGTCATAATGGGGCTTTCGGGTTCAGGTAAGTCTACTCTTTTACGCTGCTTAAACCGCCTCATCGAGCCAACTGCGGGAGAAATCCTGATAGATGGGCAGAACATCACGCAGATGAATGCGGAAGAACTGCGTGATGTTCGCAGAACCAGGATTGGCATGGTATTTCAAAACTTTGCCCTGCTTCCCCATAAAATCGTGCTTGATAACGTTGCTTATGGGCTTGAGATCCAGGGGATTCCTAAAGAAGAACGCTACTCTAAGGCGCTTGCATCCATAGAAACCGTGGGCCTAAAAGGCTATGAACATAGCAGAATAAACCAGTTAAGTGGAGGCATGAAGCAGAGAGTTGGGCTTGCAAGGGCGCTTGCCAATGATCCTGAGATCCTGCTCATGGACGAAGCTTTCAGTGCTCTTGATCCACTGATCAGGAACGAGATGCAAGACGAACTGATTGCCCTTGAGGATAGGGTGCAAAAAACAATTATCTTTGTCTCACATGACCTGGATGAAGCCCTGAAACTCGGGGACCGCATCGCTATCATGAAAGACGGTGAAGTAGTTCAGATAGGGACTCCTGAAGAGATCCTGACCGAACCTGCAAATTCCTATGTTTCAAAGTTCGTTGCAGGTGTTGACAGGTCTAAAATTCTTACTGCTGAATCGGTTATGAAACGGCCTGAACCGCTAGTGTCTATCAATTCCGGGCCCAGGGTTGCTATTCAGTTGATGAAAGATTATGGGATTTCCTCGATTTATGTAGTTGAGGGAAAGAACAGGCACCTGAAAGGTATACTTATGATAAGTGATGCACTTGAAGCCCTTAGGAGCGGGAAGAGCCTTGAAGCAGCAATGTTTCCGGATGCCCCACATGTGGCCCCAGACCGACCTCTTAGTGAGGTGATTCCCTTGATTGCGGAAAGCCAGTACCCCCTTGCTGTGGTCAATGATTCAGGAAAACTGCTTGGGATTATAGTCCGGGGCAATGTACTTGGTGCTCTTGCAATTGCTGGAGAAAACGAGCAGTTTGGAGTCTCCAACGAAAAGGCCTCAGAAGAAAAGACTTCAGAAGAAAAAACCTCAAAAGAAAAAACCTCAGAAGAAAAAACCTCAGAAGAAAAAAACATTTCAGCGAAAACTTTTGAAGGAAAGCCTGCTGAGAAAACTGTCCTAATAGGTAAAAATGAAGGAGAAGCTGGACCTCCCTCTAAAAGTTCAGGCGCTCCGAATGCCCAAAACAATATAATTTCCAACGGAGTTGACAGCGAGTCTGTACCTACCGAACTGGCTACTGAGGAACCTCTCAGGTCTGACTCAGAGCAGGAACCAGAGGTGAAAATATGCTGA
- a CDS encoding ABC transporter ATP-binding protein, with translation MSDQVVELQEIAKTYALGPNYIHALKGVNLSIKKGDFLTIMGASGSGKSTLLNLIGCLDTPTKGIIKINNIDISKLDDEKLTAIRRSNIGFIFQQFNLIPTLTALENIELPMVFSKVSEVTRQKKALSLLEQVNLDSKYATHKPYELSGGQQQRVAIARALANSPSLLLADEPTGNLDTKTGREIMELLRFLNLNGTTMVVVTHDPTLMHYSNRNVKLIDGEISNENS, from the coding sequence ATGTCTGATCAAGTTGTAGAATTGCAGGAAATCGCAAAAACATATGCTCTCGGCCCAAATTATATTCATGCACTTAAAGGCGTGAATCTTTCGATTAAAAAAGGCGATTTCCTCACGATTATGGGTGCGTCTGGCTCAGGAAAGTCTACTCTTCTTAATCTTATAGGATGTCTTGATACTCCAACAAAAGGAATTATAAAAATAAATAATATTGATATCTCAAAACTTGACGATGAAAAATTGACAGCTATTCGTAGAAGTAACATTGGATTTATTTTTCAACAATTCAATTTAATCCCGACTCTTACTGCATTGGAAAATATTGAATTACCTATGGTATTTAGTAAAGTTTCGGAAGTAACGCGACAAAAAAAAGCGTTATCGTTATTAGAACAGGTAAATCTTGATTCGAAGTATGCAACTCATAAGCCTTACGAACTTTCAGGCGGGCAACAACAAAGAGTAGCAATAGCCAGGGCTCTTGCTAATTCTCCGTCTCTACTTCTTGCAGATGAACCAACAGGCAATCTAGATACAAAAACGGGAAGAGAAATCATGGAATTACTAAGGTTTCTCAATCTCAATGGAACAACAATGGTTGTAGTAACACATGATCCAACACTTATGCATTATTCAAATAGAAACGTAAAACTCATTGATGGTGAAATATCCAATGAAAATAGTTAA
- a CDS encoding glycine betaine ABC transporter substrate-binding protein gives MTNAKFNLNVKKLGSVLAICLIIGLALLAAGCSEKENETAEGTDTPTATGTSEFSEPVKIGYVLWDGEIASTNVMQQVLKKAGYKDVEITAVDAGPLYQVLADGQFDFTTSAWLPYTHKHYWEVYGDRLDSVQTNLEDCKIGLVVPSYVPINSIEELNSEKDKFDGKIIGIEPGAGIMQASETAISDYGLEMELVPGSSAAMTASLKKALDSKEWIVVTLWSPHWAFNRWDLKYLDDPKGSYGDADHVETLARLGLKEEKPNLYGILTRFKWTHDDIQTIMMDIENGTTPEVAAEKWVENNPQKVNEWIGKE, from the coding sequence TTGACCAATGCAAAGTTTAATTTGAACGTAAAGAAGCTTGGATCTGTTCTGGCAATCTGCCTGATCATAGGGCTTGCCCTTCTTGCAGCAGGTTGTTCCGAAAAGGAAAACGAAACTGCGGAAGGAACGGATACTCCTACAGCAACAGGAACGTCAGAATTCAGTGAACCTGTAAAGATAGGATATGTTTTATGGGACGGCGAGATTGCAAGCACTAATGTGATGCAGCAGGTGCTCAAAAAAGCAGGATATAAAGATGTAGAAATAACTGCAGTTGATGCAGGTCCACTTTATCAGGTACTTGCTGATGGGCAGTTTGATTTCACAACTTCGGCATGGCTTCCTTATACCCACAAGCATTACTGGGAAGTTTACGGTGACAGGCTTGATTCTGTCCAGACAAACCTTGAAGATTGTAAAATCGGGCTTGTTGTCCCCTCTTACGTACCCATCAATTCTATTGAAGAACTTAATTCCGAAAAGGACAAATTTGATGGAAAGATAATCGGGATCGAACCCGGAGCAGGCATAATGCAGGCTTCAGAAACCGCAATTTCCGATTATGGTCTGGAAATGGAGCTTGTCCCAGGAAGTAGTGCAGCAATGACCGCTTCCCTGAAAAAAGCTTTGGATTCCAAAGAATGGATAGTTGTTACTCTCTGGTCACCTCACTGGGCTTTCAACAGATGGGATCTTAAGTACCTTGACGACCCTAAAGGCTCATATGGTGATGCCGATCATGTTGAAACCCTGGCAAGGCTCGGCCTTAAAGAAGAAAAACCCAATCTCTACGGCATCCTGACCCGTTTCAAGTGGACTCACGATGATATCCAGACTATCATGATGGATATCGAAAACGGAACGACGCCTGAAGTAGCCGCAGAAAAATGGGTTGAAAATAATCCTCAAAAAGTTAATGAATGGATTGGAAAAGAGTAA
- a CDS encoding ABC transporter permease, with translation MKIVKQPGNIYIQLAKRNLERRVVRTILAAVGIIIGVFAISSMGILGNCLKVSVSNSFEDYNNEIVVYPAGGETSITENQVKQLDKISGIESVLPIYSSGTKIEYKDKSMYGAVYGVENEDFTSLVEIDNGKMLKSSSTGCVIGQELANFLDIKVGGKVTLEDTKLKVTGILKKRGMSPDVSVDNSIFVNPEIYNKIFTDNNNDEYDFVIVKAKNVDNVDGVENSVKKMLNKKDDKVFLSSVKNMLSGVEDALRYVSLFLMGIGSISLVVASVSILNIMLMSVTERTKEIGIMKAVGASKKDIMKMFVLESLILGIIASFIGGILSLGVVFVITDLILKDVSSLFDRGVFLYVVGGIVFGIITSLIGGVYPALKASKMKPIDSLKYQ, from the coding sequence ATGAAAATAGTTAAACAGCCTGGCAATATTTATATTCAACTTGCAAAAAGGAATTTGGAGAGAAGAGTTGTACGTACTATTCTTGCAGCAGTCGGAATAATTATCGGGGTTTTTGCGATATCATCGATGGGAATTCTTGGAAATTGTCTGAAAGTTTCTGTTTCTAATTCCTTTGAAGACTATAATAATGAGATAGTAGTCTATCCGGCAGGTGGAGAAACATCTATCACCGAAAACCAGGTAAAACAACTAGATAAAATTAGTGGGATTGAAAGTGTCTTGCCTATCTATTCCTCAGGTACTAAAATAGAATACAAAGACAAATCAATGTATGGTGCTGTATATGGAGTTGAAAATGAAGATTTTACTTCTCTGGTTGAGATAGATAATGGAAAAATGCTAAAAAGTAGCTCCACGGGTTGTGTAATCGGGCAGGAGCTTGCAAACTTTCTGGATATAAAAGTGGGTGGAAAAGTAACATTAGAAGATACAAAGTTGAAAGTAACCGGTATTCTCAAAAAACGAGGTATGAGTCCTGACGTTAGTGTGGATAATTCAATTTTTGTTAACCCCGAAATTTACAACAAAATATTTACTGATAATAATAATGATGAATATGATTTTGTTATAGTTAAAGCTAAAAATGTTGATAATGTAGACGGCGTGGAAAATTCAGTTAAAAAAATGCTCAATAAGAAAGATGACAAGGTTTTTTTGTCTTCAGTAAAAAATATGTTAAGCGGTGTTGAAGACGCTTTGAGATATGTTTCTCTATTTTTGATGGGAATTGGTTCTATTTCTCTGGTCGTTGCCAGTGTAAGTATTCTAAATATAATGTTAATGTCAGTTACAGAAAGGACAAAAGAAATAGGTATAATGAAGGCTGTCGGAGCGTCTAAGAAGGATATAATGAAGATGTTTGTTTTAGAGTCCCTTATTCTTGGAATAATAGCTAGCTTCATTGGGGGAATATTAAGTTTAGGCGTAGTATTTGTTATAACGGATTTAATATTAAAAGACGTATCTTCGTTGTTTGATAGAGGTGTTTTTTTGTATGTAGTTGGAGGCATTGTATTTGGAATCATTACCAGTCTTATCGGCGGAGTTTATCCGGCATTGAAAGCCTCAAAAATGAAACCTATAGATTCGCTTAAATATCAATGA
- a CDS encoding proline/glycine betaine ABC transporter permease — MLRLPVGDTVELAVDWIEANFGQFLDTISQQLDFLISSLKDALLFLPPELFIAVIFLLAYFVGKRNIKLAAGTAIGFFLIQNMGLWTLSMETLALVLSSTLLALIIGIPLGILSAKNTTLSSILKPVLDFMQTMPPFVYLIPALIFFQLGNVPSMIATVVFAMPPAIRLTNLGIRQVPIELTEVADSFGSTSWQKLSKVELPVALPTIMAGVNQCIMLSLSMVVIAAMIGARGLGYQVLLGIQRVDIGMGFEAGLSIVIIAVFLDRITQHLSPR, encoded by the coding sequence ATGCTGAGGTTACCTGTCGGAGATACTGTTGAACTTGCTGTGGACTGGATTGAAGCCAACTTCGGTCAGTTTCTGGACACCATAAGCCAGCAACTTGATTTCCTGATTTCGAGTTTAAAAGATGCGCTTCTTTTCCTGCCTCCAGAACTTTTTATTGCTGTGATTTTCCTGCTAGCTTACTTTGTAGGAAAACGCAACATCAAACTTGCAGCCGGGACTGCAATTGGTTTTTTCCTTATCCAAAACATGGGGCTCTGGACTCTCTCAATGGAGACACTTGCCCTTGTGCTTTCGTCTACCCTGCTTGCACTTATTATCGGGATTCCGCTGGGGATCCTTTCTGCAAAAAACACTACGCTTTCCAGTATTTTAAAGCCTGTACTCGACTTTATGCAGACCATGCCGCCTTTTGTGTACCTGATCCCTGCACTTATCTTCTTTCAGCTTGGAAATGTGCCCAGTATGATCGCAACTGTTGTTTTTGCAATGCCGCCTGCAATAAGGCTCACAAACCTTGGAATAAGGCAGGTTCCAATAGAACTTACCGAAGTTGCAGATTCCTTTGGCTCCACGAGCTGGCAGAAACTTTCCAAGGTTGAACTGCCTGTAGCGCTCCCGACCATCATGGCTGGGGTTAACCAGTGCATTATGCTCTCCCTTTCGATGGTTGTAATCGCAGCCATGATCGGAGCCAGGGGGCTTGGGTACCAGGTCCTTCTAGGAATCCAGCGTGTTGACATTGGCATGGGATTTGAAGCAGGGCTTTCGATTGTCATAATTGCAGTTTTCCTGGACCGGATTACCCAGCATCTGAGCCCCAGGTAA
- a CDS encoding YIP1 family protein, protein MKDLLFNPNLFFSEKSKNEVSFKYPILLVLIYSIISIGSSILMMNKMKEILPLDGSFFMSTVVILSSVIGGLFGAFLYWIILTGIFYFISFLFNSDGSFKRTLEFVGYGFVPQILGAIANLFVMYYLLPSVPISSQNPQLFSESFAQTLVNNPLSFAAEIFVILCLLLSANIWVFALVHARNMSTKNAILTVSVPVGLTLIYQVYSLIGGLT, encoded by the coding sequence ATGAAGGATCTATTATTTAATCCAAATTTGTTTTTCAGTGAGAAGTCAAAAAATGAGGTCAGTTTCAAATATCCTATATTGCTAGTACTTATTTATTCCATAATTTCAATAGGTTCAAGTATTCTAATGATGAATAAAATGAAAGAAATCTTACCCTTAGACGGGAGTTTCTTTATGTCTACTGTTGTGATATTAAGTAGTGTCATTGGTGGTCTCTTTGGAGCATTCTTATACTGGATCATATTGACCGGGATTTTCTACTTCATATCTTTTTTATTTAACTCCGATGGTTCTTTTAAAAGGACTCTGGAATTTGTAGGCTATGGATTTGTGCCACAAATCCTTGGTGCAATTGCAAATTTATTTGTCATGTACTACTTACTACCCTCAGTACCGATCTCATCCCAAAATCCTCAACTTTTTTCAGAAAGTTTCGCACAGACATTGGTGAATAATCCTCTCTCTTTTGCAGCGGAAATATTTGTAATTTTATGTTTGTTATTGTCTGCAAACATTTGGGTGTTCGCACTCGTACATGCACGCAATATGTCAACAAAAAATGCCATTCTTACTGTCAGCGTTCCAGTAGGCCTGACTCTTATCTACCAGGTTTATTCATTAATTGGAGGATTGACTTGA
- a CDS encoding aspartate aminotransferase family protein, protein MAQEKTEEFEKAQGAEKPEKNKAMEKAMKAGQYFDFFEREAGMFNTIGPRAREIIEQDCKITSACTARPYPLVVDSAKGSVIRDVDGREYIDLIAGIAVMNAGYSNPEVKAAISAQLEKMTHCGYGDFFAEPPVKLAKKLEDLSGYSKVFYCNSGTEAVEAAIKLAFWKTKRQGLISFYNSFHGRTLGSLSLTCSKARQKEHFPVLHTAHSHYAYCYRCPFKLEYPSCGIECAKELENLIFRRELSPTDTAAVFVEPVQGEGGYIVPPPEFHKEVRRICTDNDVLLVADEVQAGCFRTGPFLAMENFGVRAEISCFAKALGGGLPLGAMLADRELMDWPQGIHSNTFGGNLLASAASLASLEFLEKENIEHRVKELGSQMKQRLRELQENFPCIGDVRGLGLMVGVEIVKPDKSIDPIQRDRILRKAFKEGILLLPCGDSVIRFSPPLVITDEELDSGLEKFQKALEKAGT, encoded by the coding sequence TTGGCTCAGGAGAAAACCGAAGAATTTGAAAAGGCACAGGGGGCGGAAAAGCCGGAAAAAAATAAAGCAATGGAAAAAGCAATGAAAGCGGGACAGTATTTTGATTTTTTTGAGCGTGAAGCAGGAATGTTTAATACCATTGGCCCGAGAGCCAGGGAGATTATCGAACAGGACTGTAAAATAACATCAGCCTGTACAGCCCGTCCATATCCTCTGGTTGTGGACAGCGCAAAGGGTTCTGTAATCAGGGATGTTGACGGAAGAGAATACATTGACCTGATTGCAGGAATTGCTGTTATGAATGCAGGCTATTCCAATCCTGAGGTTAAAGCTGCAATCTCAGCTCAGCTTGAAAAAATGACTCACTGCGGATATGGAGATTTCTTTGCCGAACCTCCTGTAAAGCTTGCAAAAAAGTTAGAAGACCTTTCAGGCTATTCAAAAGTATTTTACTGTAACAGCGGGACTGAAGCCGTGGAAGCTGCAATCAAACTTGCCTTCTGGAAAACAAAACGTCAGGGCCTTATCTCATTTTATAACTCCTTTCACGGCCGGACCCTGGGCTCCCTTTCTCTTACCTGCTCAAAAGCCAGGCAAAAGGAACATTTTCCTGTGCTTCACACAGCTCATTCCCATTATGCCTACTGTTACCGCTGTCCCTTTAAACTCGAGTATCCTTCCTGCGGGATCGAGTGCGCAAAAGAGCTTGAAAACCTGATTTTCAGGCGGGAATTGAGCCCGACGGATACTGCCGCAGTTTTCGTGGAACCGGTCCAGGGAGAAGGTGGGTATATCGTCCCCCCTCCTGAGTTTCATAAGGAAGTGAGGAGGATCTGTACTGATAACGATGTCCTCCTTGTAGCGGATGAAGTCCAGGCAGGTTGTTTCAGGACAGGCCCTTTCCTTGCAATGGAAAATTTTGGGGTTAGGGCTGAAATCTCATGCTTTGCAAAAGCTCTTGGAGGAGGGCTTCCGCTGGGAGCAATGCTTGCAGACCGCGAGCTTATGGACTGGCCACAGGGCATCCATTCAAACACTTTTGGAGGAAATCTTCTGGCTTCAGCCGCATCTCTCGCGTCTCTTGAGTTTCTGGAAAAGGAAAATATTGAGCACCGAGTAAAGGAGCTTGGTTCCCAGATGAAGCAACGCCTGAGGGAGCTTCAGGAAAACTTTCCATGCATTGGGGACGTACGCGGCCTCGGACTGATGGTCGGAGTTGAGATTGTAAAACCTGATAAATCAATCGATCCGATACAGAGGGATAGAATTCTGAGGAAAGCCTTTAAAGAAGGAATTCTGCTTCTCCCCTGTGGAGATTCGGTAATTCGTTTTTCTCCGCCGCTGGTTATCACAGATGAAGAACTTGACTCTGGACTTGAGAAGTTTCAGAAGGCTCTGGAAAAAGCAGGCACCTAA
- a CDS encoding COG1361 S-layer family protein has protein sequence MIRKIMIRSLVTLVLLTFLIIPVAGDTTVRPTVQVTCQSNPLSLFPGDNGTVTVSLKNMATGDVYVQEDSKTFDMNAYIVSASLIGTNDIEVTDKGYSNIGLIGPGDTLNLTFNIKVKKEASSGTHFLNFELIGGSDMYDLNYKIPIKIDDRNVQLVFSNLPSSMINEISTVTVDVINPRSSDINDVILSPSCEDVLIYPSNIFVGTVPARNNSTVEFTVNTVKSSPGNKKIKCLISYFNGDNHHTSETTSTNLDVISKPTLTLTNIEVNNLGSKYTLTGEINNIGLTDMKNVMVSLIDSKGINSTQPYPSYFIGSLEKDDFSSFELSAFVSPGTPEIPLLIEFRGTDNAYTSITKSVYLDSKESSVQTGKKASSPLLIAIIIIMCIAVFGIIGYSWKKQKKMNKGEGES, from the coding sequence TTGATACGAAAAATAATGATAAGATCACTAGTAACTCTGGTACTGCTTACATTTCTTATAATTCCAGTTGCAGGCGATACTACTGTAAGGCCAACTGTTCAAGTAACCTGTCAATCCAATCCTCTTTCCCTTTTTCCAGGAGATAACGGAACTGTCACTGTATCCCTTAAGAATATGGCAACTGGAGACGTTTACGTACAGGAGGATAGTAAAACCTTTGATATGAATGCCTATATTGTCAGTGCATCACTTATAGGAACCAATGACATAGAAGTAACGGATAAAGGTTATTCAAACATAGGCTTGATAGGACCTGGAGATACGCTAAATTTAACTTTTAACATTAAGGTCAAAAAAGAAGCATCCAGTGGCACACACTTCCTGAACTTTGAGTTAATAGGGGGAAGTGATATGTACGATTTAAATTATAAAATTCCAATAAAAATTGATGACAGGAATGTACAACTTGTTTTTTCGAATCTTCCTTCAAGTATGATCAATGAAATTTCGACTGTTACGGTAGATGTAATAAATCCACGTTCTAGTGATATTAATGATGTCATTTTAAGTCCTTCATGTGAAGATGTTCTTATTTATCCGTCCAATATTTTTGTCGGAACTGTTCCTGCAAGAAATAATTCAACCGTTGAATTCACAGTAAATACGGTAAAGTCAAGCCCAGGAAATAAAAAAATAAAATGTTTGATATCCTATTTTAACGGAGATAATCATCATACGAGTGAAACAACAAGTACAAACCTGGACGTGATCTCGAAACCAACACTGACTTTAACAAACATCGAAGTAAACAATTTGGGAAGTAAATACACACTTACTGGAGAAATCAACAATATTGGGTTAACTGATATGAAAAACGTCATGGTTTCCTTAATTGATTCAAAAGGAATCAACTCCACACAGCCCTACCCAAGTTACTTTATAGGTAGTCTTGAGAAGGATGATTTTAGTAGCTTTGAGTTATCAGCATTTGTATCTCCCGGAACTCCAGAGATCCCTTTATTAATTGAATTTAGGGGTACTGACAATGCTTATACATCAATTACAAAATCTGTATATTTAGATTCAAAGGAGTCATCGGTTCAAACTGGCAAAAAGGCATCATCTCCTCTCCTTATAGCTATTATTATAATTATGTGTATTGCGGTTTTTGGAATCATCGGATATTCCTGGAAAAAGCAAAAGAAGATGAATAAAGGAGAAGGCGAGAGTTGA
- a CDS encoding tetratricopeptide repeat protein, which produces MVKMAKMANKFKELDRTAEEKYKKGRISFRVGRFEDALAAYGEAASAWKEMADLLFDKGKETRGKEFLEKARDAKSCYGMALFKLERYEEALEIVDADLKLKPENPTRWSNRGFVLSALGRNEEALEAFEKALAFDPKSPKILTSQGIVYFKMGFLKKSLETFDRALATEPRKASDWACKIPRFSFFSRNKAPIMKPDNIETWYWKGNVLLELGEKEKALNSFRKALESDPDHLNSLLSGGDLLCEFAEYGEAFKCYVRALKLSPGNEAAEKGKEFCEAKINE; this is translated from the coding sequence ATGGTAAAAATGGCAAAAATGGCAAATAAATTTAAAGAACTTGACAGGACAGCTGAGGAAAAATACAAAAAAGGCAGAATTTCCTTTCGGGTAGGGAGGTTTGAAGATGCGCTTGCTGCCTATGGAGAAGCCGCTAGCGCTTGGAAAGAAATGGCAGATCTGCTTTTCGATAAAGGAAAAGAGACCCGAGGGAAAGAGTTCCTTGAAAAAGCCCGGGATGCAAAATCGTGTTACGGGATGGCTCTTTTCAAGCTTGAAAGATATGAAGAAGCTTTGGAGATTGTTGATGCTGACCTTAAACTTAAGCCTGAAAACCCTACCAGGTGGTCCAATCGGGGTTTCGTGCTCTCAGCTCTGGGTCGAAACGAAGAAGCCCTTGAAGCTTTTGAAAAAGCACTCGCATTTGACCCGAAATCCCCCAAAATCCTGACCAGCCAGGGCATAGTATATTTCAAGATGGGGTTCCTGAAAAAGTCCCTTGAGACTTTCGATCGCGCTCTGGCAACCGAACCCAGGAAGGCCTCTGACTGGGCCTGCAAGATTCCCAGGTTCAGTTTTTTTTCCCGGAATAAGGCACCTATTATGAAGCCTGACAATATTGAGACCTGGTACTGGAAAGGCAACGTGCTCCTTGAGCTTGGCGAAAAGGAAAAAGCCCTCAATTCCTTCAGGAAAGCTCTTGAAAGCGATCCCGACCACCTCAACTCTCTTCTTAGTGGAGGGGATTTGCTTTGCGAATTTGCCGAGTACGGTGAAGCTTTCAAGTGCTATGTACGGGCCCTGAAACTCAGCCCTGGAAATGAAGCCGCTGAGAAAGGAAAAGAGTTTTGTGAAGCGAAAATCAATGAGTAA